The DNA sequence tggccccagtaaggggcatgcaggaggcagccgatccatgattctctctcatcattgatgtttctatcactccctccctctcccttcctctctgaagtcaaataaaaatatattttaaaaaaataatgaaaaagagaggcgttgccgaaaccggtttggctcagtggatagagcgtcagcctgcggactgaatggtcccagattcgattccggtcaagggcatgtaccttggttgcgggcacatccccggtggggggagtgcaagaggcagctgatcgatgtttctctctcatcgatgtttctgactctctatccctctctcttcttctctgtaaaaaatcaataaaatatattttaaaaaaaaaaaaaaaagagagagaggcgtTCAAACCAGACTCCCCCCTGGGCGATCGCAGCTGCTCTGTTGAAGGTGTTGGCATTTCCTCCCTAGCTCAGCCTCAAGGCGTTATTGTGAGAAATGAGGTGGCGATGACTCCTTCAGAACGCTGTACAAAGCAATCCAACTTTTATTGAGGCCTTTCTGTTCCAGAACCGGACCACACAGAGGCCCGAGGCGCggtccctgcccttgaggagctcacagtccagtgAGGAAGGCGGCGGCCGAGACCATTCCCAcggagaggcggggcggggcccgcaGCCCGCAGAGGAGGGACCCGCTATCCCACTCTGCCCCCCATCTTCCGGGGCGGCGATGGGGAAGCTCCCCGTTGTCTCTCCCACGGTCCCTGTGACAATTCCAACTACTCTCGTCACCATGACGACAAGGGGGAGAGTCGGAGGAGGGGGACACATTTGCTGCCTCAAAAAGCTAGGACGCCCAGGAGGATATGTACAAGGGCCCCTTTCTTTCCCGAAGCCGCAGACCAGCGCAGCGGAAGCTGGGGACTGAGGTCAATGGaagaacggggggcgggggggggggggctgggccagcccagTCCAGTGGCGGGAGAGGGAGGAGCGGGGCCCCAGggcgagggcaggagggcagggaggaggctccCGGGTGGAGAGGCTCAGAGGAGGCTGCCAGCAGCCACAGCCAGCAGGAGAGCCGCCAGCCCGGCCGAGGGCGCCGCCGAGCCTTGATTGTGGGCCCACGTTTTCGTGGGGTACTGCTCCTTGTTGCTGCGGTCCTGGTGGCCGGCAGCGCCTCCGGCCAAGCCGGACCCCTCTCGGTGCGCGGTCTGGGGTTCCACGGCCTTGGGCGGGGTCTGGctggcggaggcggggctggatTGGGTGGTGGAGACGGTGGAGGAGACGCGCTTGGTCGGTGCTTTGGGGGCGGAGGTCGTGGTGAgcggggaggtggtggaggtggtggccgGAGCGGTGGTCTGAGGGACGGGCAGCAGGACCAGGGGCGGGATGCGCGGGGAGAAGAAGGTCTTGTTGCGGAGGTCTGCGTTGCAGCGGGGCCCCCGGCAGCAGGAGCCGCTGAGCGTGAAGCCGGGGCCCGTCACCGCGTCCCGGGTGCAGAACTCGTCCTGGACGCAGCCCCGGACGGGCAAGGACACGGTCACATTGGCTGAGGGGGGGGGAGACACACACAGGCCGGGGTTGAAGACAGGGCCGGGGAGGCGCCCCCAGAGCGAAGCTTAGAGGCAAAAAAAACCTCCAAAACAGGGGCCCGAGGGTTCCCCTGAGCCACAAGTCTCAGCTCAGGCCCCGCTTGGAGAAACACTGTCCCGGTCCCTGGCACAGGACGGGTCCCACTTCCTATAGCAGGAGAGCAaaagtcccctccctccctcccgccccccatcaCTCCGCCAATATTCAGTCTTAGAGTTAGAGCTGCATCTCATCATACACCTGGGAGGGGACTGAAGAACTTCAACTCCCATGGTGCCCCGAGGCAGAGGCCAGGAGGCTGACCTGCACCTCTCCCATGTGGTTTGGGGGGCACCCTAACCCCTCGAGGTGTAAGGAGTCAGAACcacgttcccccccccccccccgcaatgccCGGGTAGAAGCTTGAAGGTTTAAAAACATTTCCCACGGCCCGTCCCTGCGTTCTGCCCTCGCCAGGCCTCTATGGACATGCAtctcccaaaaaaaaaaaaaaaaaaaactgggacaGAAAGCATCCCTATCCCCGCGCCACAGGACTGCATTTCTCAAGAAGCTCTGAACACGAGGCCAGAACTTAGGCCGACAGCGCCCCGAGTgcgttggagggggggggggggggggggagggcgggggaccCTTTGCGCCAAGGGCTACCGTCGCCCAGGAGGCCTCGGAAAGGCTGCAAGTACCGCCGCCCCTGCTCCGGGCTCGCTCACCTGCCGTCAGGGTGACGTTGCCGTCGAAGCAGCCCTTGTAGACGCGGTCGCTGGCGTTGTAGCAGCTCACGACGGGCGGCGCGGCGCCCTGGCACGCCTCGCGGCTCAGCCCCACGCAGCTGTAGCACTCGGCACCGTTGGGCTCGTACGCACTCTCGTTACCTACGGGGGAGCGGGGTGTGAGGAACGGGGGGCCGGAAGGttcgggccctggccggtgtagctcagtggatagagcgacggcctgcggactgaagggtcccgcattcgattccaggcaagggcacagccccaggcgtgcaggaggcagccaatcaatgattctcatcattgatgtttctctctctctccctcgctttccttcctctctgagatcaataaaaatatatatattttttttttaatctttttttaaagatggttCGGGAAGCACACTTCGGCCTGGGGTGGCTCCAGCCCACGTCTCCCCACCTCGTCCGACCCTGGTTCAGCCTCTAGCTCCGCCCCACCCTGCGGACCCGCCCCTAGCGCCCTGCCGCACCGGTGCTCCCGCGGcgaggccccgcccactccgCGCTCTCAGGCGTCGGGCTGGGGAGCACCCCTAGCGGCTCGGGCCCCACACGCTCCGCCCCCGGGCCTGGGGCCCGCTCCCACCCACCTGCGGGGGTGAGCGCTCGCGTGGAGAGGTTGAGCTTGGCGTTGCAGCGGTCCTGGGCGCACTGCTGCAGCTGGATGAAGGCCAGAAGCCCGAAGAGGTCCAGTCCGCGGTCATTCTTGCCCGGGAGTCCGGACCCGCAGCCGCGCACTGCCACCGAGAATTGCCCGTGGACTGCGgggagggaagggcgggggggggggggatcagagGAGGCGAGGCCCTCAGAAAGAGCCGATCCGAGGAAAGAATGACCGACGGAGGGGCGGGACTTCAACAAGCTGAACCCGAGGGGCTGCCAGGCGGACAGATTGACcagaatgggggggtggggggcggcggaAGGGGGTGACTATAAGAAGGGCGGAGCCGCCGAAGGCACCCTCCGAAGGAACTGGGAGGCTGACAAAAAGGCACAGGGTCCGAGAGGGGCGGGCCTCCTGGGAGCTGTGGCCTCGGACAGGGCTGGGATGCGGGTCTGAGCGTCCGAGCCTCCGCCTAGGGCACCTAGACGTCCTGGACAGAAATCTCCCTCGCCAGGGCCTCatgggagaggggaggctgggttggggaggagaacCTTCTGGCAGGGACGGCAGAAGGTAGGGAGATCGTGGTGGCGCAGAAATGGACAGGGTGTGCTCCAGAAGGGGACGGGGTCCCAGATCCCGGTTCTTCCTAGTTCACCCACCCGCTTCTCAACTCTCAGCCCGCCCGCCTCTAAGCCCCGACGGCGCGGCGGTGTGCAAGGGCCCGGGCCAggcagacagggagggagggagggggctgcttGGAGGGGTGTGGCCAAgatcagggggcggggctggactaaagggggcggggcctggctggAGGAGCTTGGAGGAGCAGGCACGTGGGCCAGGGGGCCCCCACTCACTGGTCTCCACCGCGCCCACGGCCTCCGTGCAGACTTCCACGCCCGGCGCGCACTTCACGGTCTTGGTCTTCTGCGGGGAGCACCCGTCGTCGGCTTTTTGCACGCAGCTGTAGCACTCCAGGGCCTGAgctcctggggaggggggcggggtgggccgcTGCTtaagcctcctccctcccgcccctcccccaacgGAGGGCGCCCCTTCCCCCGCCCTCGCTCCCCAGGACGAGACCATCCTATGGCACATCCTTTTCCAGGGCAGGAGTAAGGAAAAGCTTCCCACAAATATGGGGTCGTGGGAGACATTGTGTCCCTTCCCTTCAAGCCCCCTATGCCCACCGTGGGAGCATCTTTCCCACGGCGCCCGAGGCCCAAGGTGGGGGGATCCCCTGACCGGAAGCCCTGGGAGAACTCTGCCATGAATGGGGAGCGCCTTCCCACACTTCTCCGCTCAGGATGGGAGAATTTTCCCCACAGATGAGTAGGCTCAGCGAGGGATCCCTTCCCACCAGCCCCCTCTGACCAGAACAGGGGGTCTTCCCACAGCCCCCCTCTGCTCAGGTTAGAAGAGTTTtttcccacagccccctcccccagggcaggaatcgtccccaccccctccttctctGTAGGGAGTGAGGGGACCCTCTTCCCTGGGGCCCCACTCTGCCCCCTCCACTCCTCTCCCCAGAAGACccaccttcttttttatttacttttcttttttcagggagagggggagagagagaaacatggatttgttgctccgcttattgatgcattcattggttgacccttacatgtaccctgaccaggggtggagcccacaaccttagCTAtggggacgacgctctaaccaacgtAGCTACCCAGACCTACCTTGAAGCAGCatggacagcagcagcagccaacCCGTGGTCCAGATCACTGCCCGGGCACCTGCTTTCCTGGCGGGGTCCATGATGCGATCCTGCTCCCTCAGAGTTCCCCCTCCGTGTGCCGCCTCACAGCCCCGGTCCTCTTACCTGAGCTCGGGATGAGTAACTTCCCCCCAGGCAACCTTGGCCTTGCTCAACCAGGCCAAATCAGCGTCTGATGTGGGGCGGCAGACCCGCCCCTGGGTGCGTCACCCACAGCTGCCAAGGAGGAAAATGGCGGGAGTCCAGGTTCCCGGACAAGTCCCCAAAGAAAgtctgtgtgtttggggggggagaggggagagtgctGAGGGTCACAGAGGGGTCTACGCAACACTTGGCACTCACCGAATAGTTAAGGAGTGCCTGCCGTGTGCCAGCTGTGCTCTGGAGACTAAGACAGAACCAGGGCCTGGCCTCACAGAGCTCACCGTCCGATGGGGGAGACAGATATTCACCAAATAATCGTACAAGTTGTTATTCACTGGAGGACACTGAaggaggagtgggagggagcTGCAAGCAGGTGTGGGCCCTAGAAGTGGGGCCAGTCGGTGAAGCTTCCCTGAAGATGTAAGAGCTGTGTGGTCTCAAGGACGTGGAGGATTTAGCCCATGaaggaggccggggtgggggcagagagcaTTACAaaacagagggagcagcaggggcaAAGACCTAGAGGTGGGAAGTAGCAAGACCCATTCAAACTCAGCGGAGAGCAGTGCACCAGGAGCTCCGAGGGCAAGGGAGAAGCGTGGAAAGTGAGACGGAAGCTCCACAGGGGCCAGACCGTTTAGGGCGTTACAGGCCCCGAGAAGGGATTTGAATGAAATCTGAGAAAGGTGGAGAACCTTTGAGAGGGTCTCAGTCAGCTGGGGACACAATCAGATTTACTTTCTAATATGATCAATCTGGAAGATAAGGCAAATATCCATCCGGAAGtgaatggaaaaggaaagagtAGTTCACTAATCCTGTGGAATATTACACAGCAGTGAAAAAGCCCACCAATGGCCTCGGCGACATGCATGAATCTCAAAAACGTGATGTTGAGCTCCAGAAGCCTTAAACAAATAAAGCATACATTGTAACTCCACGTGTATGAAGGTGGAGAACAGACAAAGCTAAGCAGTAGTGGGAGACGTCTCAGCAGGGGCCACGTGTGGCTAGGCATTGTCCCAACGACGCAGTGGCGAGAGCCCACCCTCGCCCTCTGGGAGGTAGCTACACGTGTGTGCAAATATGTAAAGGATCACCAAGTTATATACTTACACACGCCACTGAACGTACTTCactattaaagaaagaaaggctaaATGCCTCTGTGGCCTCTGTGTAGGAAAGGAAAAGACTctagaaggggagagagagaagaccaGGAGTCCGGCGAGGGACCTGGGCAGTTTCCCAggtaagaaagagaaaggcagtcCCTGACGGCTGGCCAGGAGTTGGCCGGGCACTCACAGTGCGGTCATGGTGTGTGACACACCAACACACCACCGCTGTCACCACCTCACAGCGGAATGGAGGGAGACACAGTCAGGCCCATGGCACGATCACCACGTCTGAGCACGGAAACTAACAAGAACACTGTGCAAACCACAAAACGACTAAGCATTCCCATGTCCTGGCTACTATATGCGACTGCttatgtattatattatattatattatattatattatattgtattgtattgtattgtattgtattgtattgtattgtattgtattatgttatattatattatattatattatattatattatattatattatattatattatattatattatattatattaattatatatttattatactagaggcccgatgcacaaaatttgtgcaagggtaggccttcacagccccggccgcctcacagccccggcccctcacagccccagcttcttctggaaggtcgtctggaagaatgtccggacggtcgttctgctgttcggccatttggtcgatttgcatgttacacttttattattatagattatattatattatatttagtaTACCCTACTATAACGTTACAGCTTTACTCCTGCTTTGTTTCTCTTGGCTCATAGATGAGATTTACCGATGGCAGTAAAAAAGAGCAGCTGTGTTCGTAAAGATATTATTTGTCTCCCAGaccccattgccccacccccacccccacccccgattcCCAACAATGACTAGCACCTCAGTCACAGGGGTGGGGTCACTGGGC is a window from the Eptesicus fuscus isolate TK198812 chromosome 21, DD_ASM_mEF_20220401, whole genome shotgun sequence genome containing:
- the LYPD3 gene encoding ly6/PLAUR domain-containing protein 3; this encodes MDPARKAGARAVIWTTGWLLLLSMLLQGAQALECYSCVQKADDGCSPQKTKTVKCAPGVEVCTEAVGAVETIHGQFSVAVRGCGSGLPGKNDRGLDLFGLLAFIQLQQCAQDRCNAKLNLSTRALTPAGNESAYEPNGAECYSCVGLSREACQGAAPPVVSCYNASDRVYKGCFDGNVTLTAANVTVSLPVRGCVQDEFCTRDAVTGPGFTLSGSCCRGPRCNADLRNKTFFSPRIPPLVLLPVPQTTAPATTSTTSPLTTTSAPKAPTKRVSSTVSTTQSSPASASQTPPKAVEPQTAHREGSGLAGGAAGHQDRSNKEQYPTKTWAHNQGSAAPSAGLAALLLAVAAGSLL